Proteins co-encoded in one Populus trichocarpa isolate Nisqually-1 chromosome 10, P.trichocarpa_v4.1, whole genome shotgun sequence genomic window:
- the LOC18102794 gene encoding calcium and calcium/calmodulin-dependent serine/threonine-protein kinase produces MGQETRKLLDEYEVSDILGRGGFSVVRRGILKTSGDRRQVAIKTLKRLGPSTPSGIPRSRGDGERGIASFKFPTWRQVSVSDALLTNEILVMRKIVENVSPHPNVIDLYDVYEDQNGVHLVLELCSGGELFDRIVARDRYSESEAAAVVRQIAEGLGALHRANIVHRDLKPENCLFLNENDDSTLKIMDFGLSSVEEFTDPVVGLFGSIDYVSPEALSQGRISSKTDMWSLGVILYILLSGYPPFIAQSNKQKQQVILAGDFTFYEKTWKNITSSAKQLITDLLQVDPERRPSAQDVLNHPWVIGDSAKEEQMDPEIVSRLQSFNARRKFRAAAIASVWSSTIFLRTKKLKSLLGSHDLKEDEIEKLRLHFSKLCAKGDNATLSEFEEVLKAMNMSLLIPMAPRIFDLFDNNRDGTVDMREILCGFSSLRNSQGDDALRLCFQMYDTDRSGCITKEEVASMLRALPEDCLPADIAEPGKLDEIFDRMDANSDGKVTFDEFKAAMKRDSSLQDVVLSSLRQQ; encoded by the exons ATGGGACAGGAAACAAGAAAACTTTTAgatgaatatgaagtttcagaCATTCTAGGAAGAGGTGGGTTCTCAGTTGTCAGGAGAGGTATACTGAAGACAAGTGGAGATAGGAGGCAGGTGGCCATCAAGACATTGAAAAGATTAGGCCCGTCAACTCCATCAGGAATTCCGAGATCTCGCGGTGATGGTGAGAGAGGCATTGCTTCTTTCAAATTCCCAACATGGAGGCAGGTTTCAGTATCTGATGCTTTACTTACAAATGAAATATTGGTTATGAGAAAGATAGTAGAAAATGTATCGCCGCATCCGAATGTGATTGACCTCTATGATGTTTATGAGGATCAAAATGGGGTGCATCTTGTGTTGGAGCTTTGTTCTGGTGGAGAGCTGTTTGACAGGATTGTCGCTCGAGACAGGTACTCTGAGAGTGAAGCAGCAGCTGTGGTTAGGCAGATTGCAGAAGGACTGGGAGCTCTTCACAGGGCTAATATTGTTCATAGAGACTTGAAGCCAGAGAACTGTCTTTTCTTGAATGAAAACGATGATTCTACTTTGAAGATTATGGACTTTGGATTGAGTTCTGTCGAAGAGTTCACCGATCCAGTTGTTGGGTTGTTTGGTTCCATTGATTATGTCTCACCAGAAGCTCTTTCTCAAGGCAGAATTAGCTCTAAAACTGATATGTGGTCTTTGGGAGTAATCTTGTATATCCTGCTCTCAGG GTACCCGCCTTTCATTGCTCAGTCCAACAAGCAGAAACAACAAGTGATACTGGCT GGTGATTTCACTTTCTATGAGAAGACGTGGAAGAACATTACTTCATCAGCAAAACAACTGATCACTGATCTCCTGCAAGTTGATCCCGAAAGGAGACCGAGTGCTCAAGAT GTTTTAAATCATCCTTGGGTGATAGGGGATTCTGCAAAAGAGGAACAAATGGACCCCGAGATTGTCTCAAGGCTGCAGAGTTTCAATGCCCGTCGCAAATTCCGAGCTGCAGCAATAGCCAGTGTGTGGAGTAGCACAATTTTCTTAAGAACCAAAAAGTTGAAATCTTTACTAGGATCACATGACCtcaaggaggatgaaattgagaaactCAGGCTACATTTTTCCAAATT GTGTGCAAAAGGTGATAATGCTACTCTATCCGAATTCGAGGAGGTGCTGAAAGCAATGAACATGTCGTTACTGATCCCTATGGCACCCCGCATCTTTGATCTATTTGACAACAACCGTGATGGAACAGTTGACATGAGGGAGATTCTTTGTGGTTTCTCCAGCCTCAGGAACTCTCAAGGGGATGATGCTCTCCGTCTGTGCTTCCAG ATGTATGATACAGACCGATCCGGGTGCATCACGAAGGAAGAAGTAGCATCAATGCTCAGA GCTTTGCCCGAGGACTGCCTTCCAGCAGATATAGCAGAACCGGGGAAATTAGACGAGATATTTGATAGGATGGATGCCAACAGTGATGGAAAAGTCACCTTTGATGAGTTCAAAGCTGCAATGAAAAGGGACAGTTCGCTTCAGGATGTAGTCCTCTCATCTCTTCGGCAACAATAA
- the LOC7469497 gene encoding putative pectinesterase/pectinesterase inhibitor 24, giving the protein MSSLKAYGKLDEAEQARLEARRRTRKRITIISLSSILLVAIVVAAVVGTHASSGNSKKGGADKSLSTSVKAVCDVTLYKDSCYNSLAPVAKPDQLQPEELFKLAIQVAKNELSKASQHFSKDGGVLYNGVKDNMTITALENCQELLSLALDHLDNSLEAGHGVNVIDIVDDLRSWLSTSGTCYQTCIDGLSETKLEATAHDYLKNSSELTSNSLAIITWISKVASSVNIHRRLMNYEDQDMPKWLHPEDRKLLQSSDLKKKADVVVAKDGSGKYKRISDALKNVPEKSKKRYVIYVKKGIYFENVRVEKKQWNVMMIGDGMKETIVSASLNVVDGTPTFSTATFAVFGKGFIARDMGFRNTAGAIKHQAVALMSNADMSAFYRCSMDAFQDTLYAHANRQFYRECNIYGTVDFIFGNSAVVIQSSSILPRKPMQGQQNTITAQGKIDPNQNTGISIQNCTIWPYGDLSSVKTFLGRPWKNYSTTVFMRSMMGSLIDPAGWLPWTGNTAPPTIFYSEFENFGPGASTKNRVKWKGLKTITNKQASKFTVKAFIQGEEWLTGTGISYKPGL; this is encoded by the exons ATGTCTTCTCTCAAAGCCTATGGCAAACTTGACGAGGCTGAGCAAGCACGGCTCGAGGCTCGTCGAAGAACCCGGAAAAGAATCACCATCATAAGCCTTTCTTCAATACTTCTTGTTGccattgttgttgctgctgtggTGGGGACTCATGCTTCTAGTGGAAACTCAAAGAAGGGTGGAGCTGATAAGTCACTTTCTACATCAGTGAAAGCTGTTTGTGATGTCACATTGTACAAGGATTCTTGTTACAATAGCCTTGCTCCTGTGGCTAAACCAGACCAGCTTCAACCTGAGGAGCTTTTCAAATTGGCAATCCAAGTGGCCAAGAATGAATTATCAAAAGCTTCTCAGCATTTCTCCAAGGATGGAGGGGTGCTTTACAATGGTGTCAAGGATAATATGACAATTACAGCCTTGGAAAATTGCCAAGAACTTTTGAGTTTGGCATTGGACCATCTTGATAACTCATTGGAAGCGGGTCATGGTGTCAATGTGATTGATATTGTGGATGATCTAAGAAGTTGGCTAAGTACTTCGGGTACTTGCTATCAAACATGCATTGATGGCCTTTCGGAGACGAAATTAGAGGCTACTGCTCATGATTATCTCAAGAATTCAAGTGAATTGACTAGCAATAGCTTGGCAATTATCACTTGGATTTCCAAGGTTGCAAGCTCAGTGAACATCCATAGGCGCTTAATGAACTACGAAGACCAAGATATGCCAAAGTGGCTGCATCCAGAAGATCGCAAACTACTTCAAAGTTCAGATTTGAAGAAGAAGGCTGATGTTGTTGTGGCTAAAGATGGGTCTGGAAAGTACAAAAGAATCAGCGATGCCCTAAAAAATGTTCCTGAAAAAAGCAAGAAGAGGTATGTGATCTATGTGAAGAAAGGAATTTATTTCGAAAATGTTCGTGTCGAGAAGAAGCAATGGAATGTCATGATGATTGGTGATGGAATGAAGGAAACAATTGTATCAGCAAGCCTGAACGTTGTGGATGGAACTCCTACATTCTCAACTGCAACATTTG CTGTGTTTGGGAAGGGATTCATTGCTAGAGATATGGGGTTCCGTAACACAGCTGGTGCAATCAAGCATCAGGCAGTTGCCTTGATGTCAAATGCTGATATGTCGGCCTTTTACAGATGCAGCATGGATGCTTTTCAGGACACTCTCTACGCACATGCCAATCGGCAATTCTACCGCGAATGCAACATATATGGAACAGTTGATTTCATCTTTGGAAATTCAGCTGTTGTCATCCAAAGCAGCAGCATACTACCCCGGAAACCTATGCAAGGCCAACAGAACACCATCACTGCACAAGGCAAGATTGACCCTAATCAAAATACTGGAATTTCAATTCAGAACTGTACCATTTGGCCTTACGGCGACTTGAGCTCTGTCAAAACTTTCCTTGGCCGTCCTTGGAAGAATTACTCAACAACTGTATTCATGCGTTCTATGATGGGGAGCTTGATCGACCCTGCTGGATGGTTGCCATGGACAGGAAATACAGCACCTCCTACCATTTTCTATTCTGAATTTGAGAATTTCGGGCCTGGTGCTTCAACAAAGAACAGAGTTAAATGGAAGGGCTTGAAAACCATCACCAATAAACAAGCTAGTAAATTTACAGTGAAGGCATTCATACAGGGAGAAGAGTGGCTCACAGGCACTGGTATTAGCTACAAACCTGGTCTCTGA
- the LOC7469496 gene encoding probable pectinesterase/pectinesterase inhibitor 25 — translation MQRPLSFLILLFAFLSIFSPLLISSQSPPPPYSPSNACKSTLYPKLCRSILTTFPSSSNPYEYSKFSVKQCLKQAKRLSKVIDYHLTHEKQLSKMTHEEFGALQDCHEFMELNVDYFETISSELVAAESMSDVLVERVTSLLSGVVTNQQTCYDGLVQSKSSIVSALSVPLSNVTQLYSVSLALVTHSLEKNLKKNKRRKGSPQGTVTRGVREPLETLIKALRKTSSCHETRNCHRGERILSDDAGDDGILVNDTVIVGPYGTDNFTTIGDAIAFAPNNSKPEDGYFVIFVREGIYEEYVVVPKNKKNIVLIGEGINQTVITGNHSVIDGWTTFNSSTFAVSGERFVGIDMTFRNTAGPEKHQAVALRNNADLSTFYRCSFEAYQDTLYVHSLRQFYRECDVYGTVDFIFGNAAAVFQNCNLYARKPMLNQKNAFTAQGRTDPNQNTGISIHNCTIEAAPDLAMDRNSTDSNLTLNFLGRPWKEYSRTVIMQSYIGELIQPVGWLEWNGTVGLDTIYYGEFQNYGPGANTSRRVQWPGFNLMNATQAVNFTVYNFTMGDTWLPYTDVPFSGGLV, via the exons atgcaacgcCCATTATCATTCTTGATTCTCCTCTTTGCCTTTCTTTCGATCTTTTCACCTTTGTTGATCTCCTCTCAATCTCCACCACCGCCATATTCACCTTCCAATGCATGCAAATCCACCCTTTATCCTAAGCTTTGTCGTTCAATCTTGACAACCTTTCCTTCATCTTCCAACCCTTACGAGTACAGCAAGTTTTCAGTCAAACAATGCCTTAAACAAGCAAAAAGATTGTCTAAAGTCATCGACTATCACTTAACACACGAAAAACAACTTTCAAAAATGACCCATGAAGAGTTTGGTGCATTGCAGGATTGCCATGAGTTCATGGAACTCAATGTGGACTACTTTGAGACCATATCTAGCGAGCTGGTAGCAGCCGAGTCAATGAGTGATGTGTTGGTTGAGAGAGTCACGAGTCTGCTCAGTGGAGTAGTGACCAATCAACAAACTTGCTATGATGGGCTGGTTCAGTCCAAGAGTAGCATTGTCAGTGCTCTGTCCGTGCCTCTCTCCAATGTTACTCAATTGTACAGTGTGTCTCTAGCTCTGGTCACACATTCGTTGGagaagaatttgaagaagaacaaGAGGAGAAAAGGGTCTCCTCAAGGAACCGTGACAAGGGGGGTTCGTGAACCTCTTGAGACTCTTATCAAG GCTTTAAGGAAAACATCGTCCTGCCATGAAACTCGCAATTGCCACAGGGGAGAACGCATCCTTTCTGATGATGCGGGGGACGATGGGATTCTTGTAAATGATACGGTGATTGTTGGCCCTTATGGTACTGACAACTTCACAACCATTGGAGATGCCATTGCCTTTGCTCCAAATAACTCAAAACCTGAAGATGGCTACTTCGTAATATTTGTTAGAGAAGGGATTTATGAGGAGTATGTTGTTGTTcctaaaaataagaagaatataGTGCTGATTGGAGAAGGAATTAATCAGACCGTCATAACGGGAAACCATAGTGTCATTGATGGCTGGACAACCTTTAATTCTTCGACTTTCG CTGTTTCTGGGGAGCGATTTGTTGGAATAGACATGACGTTCAGGAACACGGCAGGTCCTGAGAAGCACCAAGCAGTAGCTCTGAGGAACAATGCTGACCTCTCCACATTTTATCGGTGCAGCTTTGAAGCCTATCAGGATACTCTTTACGTGCATTCCTTGAGGCAATTCTACAGGGAATGTGATGTATACGGAACTGTAGATTTCATTTTCGGAAATGCTGCCGCTGTTTTTCAGAACTGCAATTTATATGCTCGCAAGCCAATGCTTAACCAGAAGAATGCCTTCACTGCGCAAGGTCGTACTGATCCAAACCAAAATACTGGCATCTCCATTCACAATTGCACGATTGAAGCTGCACCTGATTTGGCTATGGACAGGAACTCGACGGACAGTAACTTGACTTTGAACTTTTTGGGGCGACCTTGGAAGGAGTACTCTAGAACTGTAATCATGCAATCGTACATCGGAGAACTGATTCAGCCGGTTGGATGGCTAGAATGGAACGGAACTGTTGGATTAGACACCATTTACTATGGTGAGTTTCAGAATTATGGGCCTGGTGCAAACACTAGCAGGAGAGTGCAATGGCCTGGTTTTAATCTGATGAATGCTACACAAGCTGTGAATTTTACCGTCTACAATTTCACAATGGGGGATACTTGGTTGCCTTACACTGACGTACCCTTCTCTGGAGGACTAGTTTGA
- the LOC7491582 gene encoding ETHYLENE INSENSITIVE 3-like 1 protein translates to MGIFEEMGFCNNLDFFSAPPGEMDAVPEREPGATIEEDYSDEEMDVDELERRMWRDRMLLRRLKEQGKNTEVVDHAKHRQSQEQARRKKMSRAQDGILKYMLKMMEVCKAQGFVYGIIPEKGKPVSGASDNLRGWWKEKVRFDRNGPAAISKYQADHSIPGKSEDCGPAASTPHTLQELQDTTLGSLLSALMQHCDPPQRRFPLEKGVAPPWWPTANEEWWPQLGLPKDQGPPPYKKPHDLKKAWKVSVLTAVIKHISPDIAKIRKLVRQSKCLQDKMTAKESATWLAIINQEETLSRKLYPDSCPPVSAGGSGSCVISDSSDYDVEGVDDEPNVEVEDCKRLDVSLFNMATAAGPSDRFMMPPAAPQIKGELVETSMDFIQKRKQPAGEPHMLVDQKVYRCEHPQCPYNDSGLGFLDITARNNHQMNCPYRTNTSQGLGLSNFQINNDKPAVFSLPFPQTKAAAPNQTPSFNVSGLRLSEDGQKTISDLMSFYDTNLQRDKNINPGSANVIGDQNQQQLQEQKFQFQLNPRNVNFMGDQNPQQQQKFQFQLDHRNANIIGGQNQQQQQKFQFQLDDSFYGQGAMVGNNITEATSMPVNNPVFSSTENQFDHCKAFDSAFDTNVNDNITDFRFGSPFPSPPVDYSMDLIQKQDVGMWYV, encoded by the coding sequence ATGGGAATCTTTGAAGAAATGGGATTTTGCAACAATCTGGACTTTTTCTCGGCTCCTCCTGGAGAAATGGATGCGGTTCCAGAGCGCGAACCGGGGGCAACAATCGAGGAGGATTACAGCGATGAAGAGATGGATGTGGATGAGCTTGAGAGGAGGATGTGGAGAGACAGAATGTTGCTTAGGCGACTTAAAGAGCAGGGTAAGAATACGGAAGTTGTTGATCATGCAAAACATCGTCAGTCCCAGGAGCAAGCACGGAGGAAGAAGATGTCACGAGCACAAGATGGTATCCTGAAATATATGCTGAAAATGATGGAAGTTTGCAAAGCTCAGGGTTTTGTGTATGGGATCATTCCTGAGAAGGGAAAGCCGGTGAGTGGAGCATCTGACAATCTCCGGGGATGGTGGAAGGAAAAAGTCAGGTTTGATCGGAATGGCCCTGCTGCTATCTCCAAGTATCAGGCAGACCATTCAATCCCTGGAAAGAGTGAAGATTGTGGTCCAGCAGCATCCACACCTCACACCTTGCAGGAACTTCAGGATACAACTCTTGGATCGCTTCTGTCAGCCCTGATGCAGCACTGTGATCCACCCCAGAGGCGTTTCCCACTGGAGAAAGGTGTTGCCCCCCCATGGTGGCCCACTGCGAACGAGGAATGGTGGCCTCAACTGGGTTTGCCCAAGGATCAGGGTCCTCCTCCATACAAGAAGCCCCATGATCTGAAGAAGGCTTGGAAAGTCAGTGTTCTGACAGCAGTGATTAAGCACATTTCTCCTGATATTGCCAAGATTCGCAAGCTTGTTCGCCAGTCTAAATGTTTGCAGGATAAGATGACTGCCAAGGAGAGTGCCACTTGGCTGGCAATAATTAATCAGGAAGAAACACTGTCCCGGAAATTATATCCAGATAGCTGCCCTCCTGTGTCTGCTGGTGGAAGTGGTTCGTGTGTCATCAGCGATTCCAGTGATTATGATGTTGAAGGAGTGGATGATGAACCCAATGTTGAAGTAGAGGATTGTAAGCGTCTTGATGTCAGTCTTTTCAACATGGCAACGGCAGCTGGACCAAGTGATAGATTTATGATGCCGCCAGCAGCTCCACAAATTAAGGGAGAGCTTGTTGAAACAAGCATGGATTTCATTCAGAAAAGGAAGCAGCCTGCTGGCGAGCCACACATGTTGGTTGATCAAAAGGTGTATAGGTGCGAGCATCCTCAATGCCCCTACAACGATTCCGGACTTGGGTTTCTTGACATCACTGCAAGAAATAATCACCAAATGAATTGCCCATACCGCACCAACACTTCTCAGGGACTTGGATTGTCTAATTTCCAAATTAACAATGACAAACCAGCTGTGTTTTCTCTCCCATTTCCCCAAACTAAGGCAGCAGCTCCAAACCAGACTCCTTCATTTAATGTTTCAGGACTTAGACTTTCAGAAGATGGGCAAAAAACGATTTCTGATCTTATGTCTTTCTATGATACCAATCTTCAGCGAGACAAGAACATAAATCCTGGGAGTGCCAATGTTATTGGAGATCAAAATCAGCAGCAACTGCAAGAGCAGAAATTTCAATTTCAGCTGAACCCCaggaatgtgaattttatgGGGGACCAAAATCCACAGCAGCAACAGAAATTCCAGTTTCAGCTGGATCATAGGAATGCTAATATTATTGGTGGTCAAAATCAACAGCAACAACAGAAATTCCAATTTCAGCTGGATGATAGCTTCTATGGCCAAGGGGCTATGGTGGGAAACAACATCACTGAAGCAACCAGCATGCCAGTGAACAATCCTGTTTTCTCATCAACTGAAAATCAGTTTGATCACTGCAAGGCATTTGATTCTGCATTTGATACCAATGTCAATGACAATATTACTGACTTCAGATTTGGCTCTCCGTTCCCCAGTCCACCAGTTGATTATTCCATGGATCTGATTCAAAAGCAGGATGTTGGCATGTGGTATGTCTAA
- the LOC18102793 gene encoding protein FAR1-RELATED SEQUENCE 3, with the protein MRMIEWLQAMYNARQQWAPVYFRNTFAALSSYHGISSFFDGYVNQQTTIPLFFKQYELALEHSLEKEIEAAYDTICTAPVLKTPSPMELQAANIYTKEVFAKFQEELVEAFVYTANKIERDGMATKYRVAKYEHNDRACIVTLSTSEMQASCSCQMFEYCDVLCRHVLTVFTVTNVLTLPSHYILKRWTRNAKTWIGSEEQSADSQGLDALTSRFNNLCLEAIKYVEEGAIAIETCNAAISNLKEGGKKIVSVKKSVAKVEPPSSHGSGNNQEENNKKTPTTPREMIPSLWPWQNAMPPRFNLNDGSMTLTPAGEVAAINLKVYSSSLLMSS; encoded by the coding sequence ATGAGAATGATCGAGTGGCTTCAAGCTATGTATAATGCTCGCCAACAGTGGGCACCAGTTTATTTTCGTAACACCTTTGCTGCCCTTTCTTCATATCATGGTATCAGCTCCTTCTTTGATGGGTATGTGAATCAACAGACCACAATACCTTTGTTCTTTAAACAGTATGAACTTGCGCTCGAACATTCTCTGGAAAAGGAAATAGAAGCAGCCTACGATACAATTTGCACCGCTCCTGTACTTAAGACGCCATCGCCAATGGAACTACAGGCTGCAAATATTTATACCAAGGAAGTATTCGCAAAGTTTCAGGAAGAACTAGTTGAAGCTTTTGTATATACAGCAAATAAGATCGAGCGAGATGGGATGGCCACCAAGTACAGGGTTGCAAAATATGAGCATAATGACAGGGCATGCATAGTGACGTTGAGCACATCTGAGATGCAAGCAAGTTGTAGCTGCCAGATGTTTGAATATTGTGACGTTCTTTGTAGACATGTATTGACTGTCTTCACTGTAACAAACGTTCTTACCCTTCCGTCCCATTACATATTGAAGCGATGGACAAGGAATGCAAAAACTTGGATTGGGTCAGAGGAACAGAGTGCAGATTCACAAGGTCTTGATGCTCTGACCTCTCGCTTTAACAATCTGTGCCTTGAAGCTATTAAATATGTAGAGGAAGGTGCAATTGCCATTGAGACTTGCAATGCAGCGATAAGTAATTTAAAAGAGGGTGGAAAAAAGATTGTTTCTGTGAAGAAAAGCGTTGCTAAAGTCGAACCTCCTAGCTCGCATGGCAGTGGAAATaatcaagaagaaaacaacaagaaaacccCTACTACTCCTCGTGAAATGATCCCGTCATTGTGGCCTTGGCAGAATGCTATGCCACCTCGGTTTAATCTTAATGATGGGTCCATGACTTTGACACCAGCTGGTGAAGTGGCTGCCATCAACTTGAAGGTATACTCGTCTTCTCTTTTAATGAGCTCTTGA